The segment CGTACAAACCCTCAATATTCCAGACGAGTGGTTTCTCCCTTCCAAGGCCATCGAGGTGCTCACTCGAACGCTACTCATTTAGGGTCTCTCTGTTTACTCATAAATTTGCTTACTTTCCCAATAATAGCAAAGTTTCTCTGTTTCTGGTTCTCTATTTATTCATAAAGTTGCTTACTTTCCCAAGAATCTAACAATTCCAATCCTCTATTTTTCTTGCCCATATATATCGCACAGTGGTTTCTTCAAAATGGAGCTTGCAAACTAATAGCGCTTACTATAATACTTTGCAGGCTTCTCATGTGTCCACATATACGAGGTGTACGACAAACGAGGGCTCACAAAATTCACTGGTTTGTTTTCTTTACTGAACAAATCATTGGTTtgttgatccaaaaaaaaaaatcattggttTGTTTCTACGACAAGCGAGTTCATGTTTAAGTTTTTCGACAGAAATTCTGTGTGTGCGCgtgttttgatttatacattTGGTCGCAACGTAAAGATTTCTAAAAGATAGAGTCCAATCAACAAGGAGAATTATCTTTCATACCTTATTGTCCCTGTGATAACCCACATGTTCCCCGCAATTTATCAGGGTTTGATTATGAACATTTATTAGTCAATGCTGTAGACGCCTGTGAGATACGTTCAGATCCTCTCTGGATTACTAGACCATTGTTCTTTGATGGCTACGACTGCTCTAATCTGACGGCTACAATGAAAGTTATTTGGTTGCTAGCACTAACAAAGGCTGTAAGGCTATGTACGTCTCAGGCGGAGCTGTCTCAGGCGGAGCTACCAGTACGGTTCTCAAAGACGGTACAACTAAAGCAAATGTTATCCGGTTTGTTTTGTGCCAACGTGCTACAGAGCTTAAGTTTCCTTCGAGAATCCATATCACTTCGAAACATTTCGCTGCCATTTTCTACAGGTCCACCAAGATGTAAACTTTATTTATGTTTGTGTGGTTTGATTCAAGATTGAAACTTTTGCTGATGAAATATAGATTCTGTGGATTTATCTCAAGTAGATTTACGAGGCTACAAAGCGTTCACTGTACATTGCAGGGAAAAAGCTTAGGTAAGATTCAGTTGTAACAATGGGGATGAACATGGTAACCAAAGGTACGTGTAATGTTATTGAATTCCTCACCTATGAATTTCTGGTGAGTTCTTTTTGTATGttattggtttgatttgaaAAACGCTTCCTTTTAGCTTAGTGCCatcttgagacaaaaaaataaCGATTTATTGGTTTGATAACTTCTTCTCGGACAACCCACTGCAGTGAACTGGATCGAGGGACGTGGCAAATCAGTAGTTTAAAAGGCAGTTATCAAAGGAGAGATCGTGAACAAAATGTTAACAAGTGAAAACGAGTGTGGCTGTCTTGGTGGAGCTCAATATGCTCAAGAACTTCACCCTCTATGCTGTTGGAGGCTCTCTAGGTGGATTCAGCACTCACGCCAGCAACATAGTGTTTGATGTATTCATAGCTACTTGCCAAGATCAAGCTTAAAACATGGAGAGCTCTCAATGTATCACAATGATGGAAGCCATTAATGGGAAAGATATACATATCTCTATCACTACACCAGGTAATgatctccctccctccctccctccctaagtttttgaatttgacttgacatatttatttattatagtttacaTTTTTAGGTTGGGACAGTGAGAGAAAGAACATAGTTTCCGTCTCAATCGACTGCTATGCGTTAAAGGAAGGAGCATGGAATCACTGGGGATGAACTCAGGGAGGGTAGCAATGATAGTGGCATGAGCAGTTTTGGCATGAGAGTTATCTCTAATATCAGCAATTGCAGCTGGACAATATATCTCTAGAGCAACGAAATGGATGATAACAACGTTATCTGAATCTTACCTTTACAAAAGATTGAGCATTTCAACATAGTGGAAAACACATTGCACTTTTAGTTTGTACCTCTACCTTTTCAAGAAGTTGGAGGAAGCAAGAGCGTGTAAATTAGAAATGTGTATGTTATTTGGATtacatatgaaaatatattcaCGCCAGCACATAATTATTCTTGGTCTTTTGCGATTGTGGCGTTAACCGACATGTGCACagaaatatatatgaataaaaaaaattaaatacttatgtatttttatatcgTATATAATGTAattcaaacaatatatatatatatttaatcttaACATGATATGATTAAGATGGAAAGTTATCAAAATGGAAAACATGTTATTTACTTtgatatgattatatatatgattatggaacaaatttattgaaaagaaacaaagtcattgttttcaaagtttttttttgtagaaatcATTGTTTTCAAAGTTATCATAGTaagatcaacaaaaaaaaatctaactcaAATTTACGAAACTGATAATATACTGGGGAAAAACACAacatataatttacatataatcaaaataaatgctgaaaatataaccaaatatgacaaaaaattatttaaatttttaaaaatgaaaaaaaattattggtaaACATGAGAGTAAATATACTGTTTTGaaaaaagtataatttaaaagtataatgacagtgaaaatataagaaaaacaacaaaattaaatgatttaaaattaaacaaagatATCAAAAGACGAATGTCAACAAAACGAATGTAAGATGTCTTAACATGAAACATTTAAAATCTACAAGAATgataaagtaaaattaaatgtttagCCAATAATGGCAACTAGAACAGATGTAGTTGGACAAATTCTCATGATACAAGAAAGTAACTACTAcagtaaaaaaatagaaacaaactCCAAGTTGAAACATAATGTTTAcattacaaaaatacatattaactcacaaaatatattatagcTTGACGATGATGAAACTTACAATATAGAACAATCAAAGATCTCTATCAAAGAGCTGCAAATCATAAGTaatcgaaaatataaaattgacatGATAACAAATAAttctccaaaatatataaaggtCAAACGAAATACAAACTTAATGGTGTAATACATActgttaataattttatttataaagaaacTATTAATTACTTTCTTATTGGCCACACATGTTTAACAAGGAAGATATTactcaaaaaggaaaaaaaaaatattgtgatGCCTATCACTGGCTTCATTATTGCCCTTCAAAAGAAGGATAAAAATGAAGTCCAATCTATAAGTTAGAAGTAAACTTCTCATCTACAACTCACAAGATTATCATCAAGAAAACAcaactaaagaaaaaatatttgtcatcttctaaactatatatatattcacttaAACccagttttaatattttaacaaactaTTACAAAGAATCTTCTTACAAAAATACgagaaaataaagatatatgcaacatcaaaacaacaaaaatcagAGTATTTTCCTCCACATGACCACATATACTATATCTTATACACAAGATAGTTTATAAACACAGGAAGATTTTACAATATTTGATTTTCACTCAGTAGAATtattagtaaattttaaatagtaactatccgcgcgtagcgcggaagACGATCTAGTATGACATATAAgcaaaattagataaaattatggaaagcatgacacataaataaatttactttttaaatatagattacAAGGGCCCAACAGAACCTCAGTATTAGAATATTAGTGGGCATCAGGCCCATGTAACTAGCACGCTTTTTTACACGTTAAAATTCGAGAAGCTACACGCGTTTTGAAAACGCATAGCCCGTTTTGGTTGTCCGTTAAAAATCTTCATCTCCGGTCCCTCTAAACCGGGAAATAGGCACATTCCGACCGAACACGCTTTCATCTCTTCCACTTTTGGTGTCACAGAAGATGGTTGCGATCAGAAATAGATATTTAGCTAAAAGATAAGTCCCAAATTAAGAAAGTTATTAGAGATTATAAGAGTTTAAGTTAGCCACGGCCCACGAGAGAAAGAGAATGAAAACATGTGGCTTGTGTTGTGTAAAGAGACCGAGTCACCCGAACATCATCTCCCTCACGCCACTCTCCTACCACTCGAGCCTAACCAACCAAAACTCGCCACGTCATCGTGAATGTGATTTCCCGTGAGTTGGGGATCTTTACTTGTAGGAACCAGACATGACCGCAGAgtcacacatacacacacacaccaaaCCTTGAGAGTTTTTTTGTCGCCTCTCATATGGAATCCATTGTGGGGGCGACACAAACaaaaatatcttcttctcttcttgatATTTTATCATAAGATTGTTTTAGCTCCCCCATCTATATAGAAAAAAAGGATTAAAAACTCTTACATTTGTTTGATCTTGAAATACTTTGATTTCAGAAGGTGCCAATCTGGTTTTTCAAGAACTTctaaattttcttctttttagagTTTACTTGTGGAAGAAGTAATTAATAGGGTTTTTGTTGTGAGCTtagggagaagaagaaagatgggagGAATGAAAGATGAGGCGAAAAGGATAACCATTCCTCCATTGTTCCCAAGGGTTCATCTGAATGATACTGGAAGAGATGGCAAAAAATCAATGTCTCTCCGTAAACGTTCCAGTCTCCCTTCTCCTACCAACAAGATCTCTGATTCTTCTTCcactctctctctgtctcttccTCCTCCAGCCAACAACGCCTGTATAGTGAGTTCTTTGCTCCTAAATTTCCCTTTTCAATCTTTAGGTTCTTGATTTTGTGTGTACAGTTGAATACTCTTGGTGAGATCAAAATAGAATCCATAATGCATACTTTGAGTTGTGAAATGTTgttattttgtgtgtttaaacAGACCGATCCACCTGAAACGAATCACTTGTCCCCAATGTGCAACACTTCTCCAACATCAAAGATTGAAGAGAAGCTGAATAAAAACGGCATGATTTATCCAACTCACTTGTATAATAGAAGAAGAGCTCTTGATGGATCCAACGTTGAAACTCAAAAGAAGTCCAAAACTGTGCCTCAGCTTGAACAAGATGTCTCAGACTGTTCTGCAATAGACTCCTTGTCTTGTATGAGTGCATCTTCTAATGATGCTGCAAAAGTGATTGGTGGTGAGAAGAGGTTTTGGAAGATGAGAACTTACATGATCAAGTATGTATCCCCTCTCTCTTACAATGTCAGTATATTTCTTATGATTCATAAATTTTGCAGtgtttcttactttttttttcttactgaTACTTTCAGTCAGCAGAAGATCTTTGCGGCTCAAGTCTTTGAGTTGCATAGACTCATAATGGTAAGCTGCTAATAACTATGGAACTGTATAGGCTCAAGTCTTACCATGAACCTGAATACAATGCAGGTTCAAAAGATGGTTGCTAAGTCACCAAACTTAGTCCTAGAAAGTAAGTTTAATGGTGGTAAACGTGGCACAATGAGGTCATCCCATACCCATCTTCTGGAAACGGCTGCTTCAATGGTTAAAAAAACAATCACCGAGAAGCACAAACATGTAACCGAAGAATATCCAGAGCATATGAAACCTAAGCTTTTTCTACCTTCCATAAACAAAGACCTCTTGACCCCAATGTGGCCACAACAGCTACTACCTCCTCCTGGAAACCAATGGTTAGTTCCTGTAATGTCTCCTTCAGAAGGTCTGGTCTATAAACCATACACAGGACCATGTCCTCCTCCTTCTTCAGCTTTCATGGTTCCATTCTGTGGACAAGATTCGCTCAACGCAACATTCAGGTTCCCTGTTTCTACTCAGCTTAGCAACAACTACTCCCTTTCCCCTAACGCGAGGACAAACCCGTTTGGTCAGCTT is part of the Raphanus sativus cultivar WK10039 chromosome 5, ASM80110v3, whole genome shotgun sequence genome and harbors:
- the LOC108861191 gene encoding protein HEADING DATE 3B; translation: MGGMKDEAKRITIPPLFPRVHLNDTGRDGKKSMSLRKRSSLPSPTNKISDSSSTLSLSLPPPANNACITDPPETNHLSPMCNTSPTSKIEEKLNKNGMIYPTHLYNRRRALDGSNVETQKKSKTVPQLEQDVSDCSAIDSLSCMSASSNDAAKVIGGEKRFWKMRTYMINQQKIFAAQVFELHRLIMVQKMVAKSPNLVLESKFNGGKRGTMRSSHTHLLETAASMVKKTITEKHKHVTEEYPEHMKPKLFLPSINKDLLTPMWPQQLLPPPGNQWLVPVMSPSEGLVYKPYTGPCPPPSSAFMVPFCGQDSLNATFRFPVSTQLSNNYSLSPNARTNPFGQLQGWSNTSSHMTQAIPFSLKKSQESNDSDVHGSTASSPPEKHKLDVLPLFPTEPNHHTDEYQHKQQPMGRAIKAIPHNSTSASESAARIFRFIQEERRDSDHMIS